One region of Chryseobacterium sp. C-71 genomic DNA includes:
- a CDS encoding AraC family transcriptional regulator, translating into MFRTLLAFLQIPAFYLYVLSVCYSDFKWKTKYLVHLLPFLIANLALVPRFYSVDLASKFDFIVNRQDMIELQFTHWLFHLQVVVYFTAVFLLMRKAKKLYLENNSGESLSSYHWLFQFTSVLTVFYLVVILKNIFKFSDYPYVSDWIKIGILLSQLFIICWYLYKALNNPGLFRNIDSKLKLVSDLILEEKKIEPETLNEDLLRLKKYMIDEKPFLNPALTIQDISKEINVPVRELSVLINHQLGQHFYDFVNTYRIENAMEILKDPSKSKITILEILYEVGFNSKSSFNTAFKKHTGNTPTEYRKSLQDKAL; encoded by the coding sequence ATGTTTCGAACTTTGTTAGCTTTTTTACAGATTCCGGCTTTTTATCTGTATGTTTTGTCGGTTTGCTATTCTGATTTTAAGTGGAAAACCAAATATCTTGTTCATTTACTACCTTTTTTGATTGCGAATCTTGCTTTGGTGCCTCGTTTTTATTCGGTGGATTTGGCTTCGAAGTTTGATTTTATTGTCAACCGACAAGATATGATTGAGCTACAGTTCACTCATTGGCTATTTCATCTTCAGGTCGTGGTATATTTTACAGCTGTTTTTCTGCTGATGAGAAAGGCGAAGAAACTTTATCTGGAAAATAATTCGGGAGAAAGTCTTAGTTCTTACCATTGGCTGTTTCAGTTCACGAGTGTTTTGACGGTTTTTTATCTGGTTGTCATTCTTAAAAATATTTTCAAATTTTCCGATTATCCATACGTTTCCGATTGGATCAAAATCGGGATCTTGCTATCGCAACTTTTTATCATTTGCTGGTATCTGTACAAAGCGCTGAATAATCCAGGACTTTTCAGAAATATTGATTCGAAATTGAAACTCGTTTCCGACTTGATTTTGGAGGAGAAAAAGATCGAGCCGGAAACGTTGAATGAGGATCTCCTAAGACTGAAAAAATATATGATTGATGAAAAGCCATTTTTGAATCCGGCTTTGACGATTCAGGATATTTCAAAAGAAATCAATGTTCCTGTTCGCGAATTATCCGTTTTAATTAATCATCAATTGGGGCAACATTTTTATGATTTCGTCAATACGTACCGAATTGAAAATGCTATGGAAATTCTGAAAGATCCATCAAAATCTAAGATTACGATTCTTGAAATTTTGTATGAAGTAGGTTTTAATTCAAAATCTTCTTTCAATACGGCCTTTAAAAAACACACGGGAAACACACCAACTGAATATCGCAAATCACTGCAAGACAAAGCCTTGTAA